Part of the Azospirillum brasilense genome is shown below.
GGAGGTGCAGACCCGCCTGCGCGAGCTGTCCACCGAGCGGGTCGAGCGTCGCGTCGCCCACGCGCTCCTGCGGCTGGCCCGTCAGGCGGGCCGCCGGGTCGGGAGCGGCATCGAGATCGACTTTCCGTTGTCGCGTCAGGACATCGCGGAAATGACCGGAACCACGCTGCACACGGTGAGCCGCATCCTCAGCGGTTGGGAGGGACAGGGGATCGTCGAGGGCGGGCGCCAGCAGGTGACGATCCGCCAGCCGCATGCCCTGGTTGTCATCGCCGAGGATCTGCCCAAGCCGGCGAAGCCGGAAGTGACCCCGAAACCGGAGAAGTAGGGGGGCCGAACCTCCGTTCCGTTTGCGCGGGCGCAAAGAAACGCGCGCGCCGGTGCGCTAGGTTGACGGGATGATCGCTCCGCCATCACCTTGCGCCACCGCGGCCTTGCCCTCGTCCTCCGACTTCGTCGAGGATGTGCTGGAGCGCTGGCCGTCGACCATTCCCGTGTTCCTCAAGCACAGGATGGCCTGTCCCGGCTGCCCCATGGCGCGTTTCCAGACCGTCGCCGAGGTGGCGGACGACTATGGCCTGGACACCGACGCTTTGCTGGACGAGTTCGCGCGGGCTATCGCGGCGGCCGGCTGACGCTCCTTACCGCCGGCCCTTCATCGCCGACGGGTCAGCAGCATCCGTCCGTAGACCATAGCGAACAT
Proteins encoded:
- a CDS encoding DUF1858 domain-containing protein, with product MIAPPSPCATAALPSSSDFVEDVLERWPSTIPVFLKHRMACPGCPMARFQTVAEVADDYGLDTDALLDEFARAIAAAG